The following proteins are encoded in a genomic region of Gossypium hirsutum isolate 1008001.06 chromosome D05, Gossypium_hirsutum_v2.1, whole genome shotgun sequence:
- the LOC121217627 gene encoding uncharacterized protein isoform X2 gives MGFRYKRVNFGYYEISYFSFSVVNKSKITKQNPNSIKFSLGLEIHLSSFIPSHLTLSTLDPSILIVGSIFFLPFNPGLYLVTAMSPASKSKSKDKKSSKDSQKASARPSGPANAASGAPASAYNPLLGTFHTIETAPSSSASPLQSNGRFRNIDDTDEHLGGSLGAGIEFDSISNNGSWSGESEEHKEKTSNLPVRPEIIPGADNDKREKIRQKNERKHQRQKERRAQELHERCNGYLMSRKLEALAQQLVAMGFSHDRATMALIFNEGKVEESVAWLFEGSEEEAVKHKESTIGGGNLKIDISEELARIADMEIRYKCTKQEVERAVVAAEGDLEKAAESLRSSKQDPPAPAKPEETCDPAGTNKVSVAGSQNISGRPQPKPNLSPATQQRRDEKDFNYVKSTVPVGVSSEIVSKSFQPLKRIQPRLEWAKPQQSAVPAEKRWPSSGSNPSVSYSLASPLQASPPLAKTESRNVAVGSDYKKLQPSIREPVMMMQRPQSVNTKQVPATCISSSPPGTTPFLYPSSSVEITKSNGFMPHIASARSLSSNSLSSNPMHPQLYYPQQQQFSSSSSPGDSPGTSRGNGLWSRTGGSPTLAAASSLGLFTGSGSTNSSGASSPVDWSSGSSMAQLDYTNIDWSLDRTSPRPGGIWLGPTSPMKSSHLYYRNTNGLSVKPGMRLTPNVSAVAIAGLQDGGVAAAEASSTSVSHEWTSPFEGKDLFSLPRQYVSSPTL, from the exons ATGGGGTTCCGTTATAAACGAGTGAATTTTGGTTATTATGAAATCTCATATTTCTCTTTTTCTGTTGTAAATAAAtcaaaaatcacaaaacaaaACCCTAATTCTATCAAATTCAGTTTGGGCCTCGAAATACATCTCTCTTCTTTTATTCCTTCGCATCTAACTCTCTCAACCTTGGATCCTTCAATCTTGATCGTTGGATCCAtctttttccttccattcaacccaG GACTATATTTGGTGACAGCAATGTCTCCTGCATCCAAGTCGAAGTCCAAAGATAAAAAATCCAGCAAGGACTCTCAGAAGGCTTCTGCAAGGCCTTCTGGACCTGCTAATGCAGCTAGTGGTGCTCCAGCTAGTGCTTACAATCCACTTTTGGGAACATTCCATACCATTGAAACAGCACCATCATCATCTGCTTCACCTCTTCAGAGCAATGGTCGTTTCCGAAACATAGACGACACAGATGAGCATTTGGGAGGCTCACTTGGAGCTGGGATTGAGTTTGATTCAATATCTAATAATGGTAGCTGGTCGGGTGAATCAGAAGAGCACAAAGAGAAAACTTCAAATCTTCCCGTCCGGCCGGAAATAATACCAGGAGCTGACAATGATAAGCGAGAAAAAATTCGTCAAAAGAATGAGAGGAAACATCAGCGTCAGAAGGAGAGGCGAGCTCAGGAGTTGCACGAGCGGTGCAATGGCTATCTTATGTCAAGAAAGCTTGAAGCACTTGCTCAGCAGCTTGTAGCAATGGGATTTTCTCATGATCGGGCTACAATGGCTCTTATTTTCAATGAAGGCAAAGTGGAGGAATCTGTGGCGTGGCTTTTTGAAGGAAGTGAAGAAGAAGCAGTTAAGCATAAGGAATCAACTATTGGTGGTGGGAACTTAAAAATTGACATATCAGAAGAGCTTGCACGAATTGCTGACATGGAAATCAGATACAAGTGCACAAAGCAGGAGGTTGAAAGAGCAGTTGTTGCTGCTGAAGGCGATCTTGAGAAAGCGGCAGAATCCTTAAGATCTTCAAAGCAGGACCCACCTGCTCCAGCAAAGCCGGAAGAAACTTGTGATCCTGCTGGTACCAACAAGGTATCAGTGGCAGGTAGTCAGAACATATCTGGAAGGCCACAACCAAAACCAAACCTTTCTCCTGCAACACAGCAAAGAAGGGATGAGAAAGATTTTAACTATGTAAAATCCACAGTTCCGGTGGGAGTTTCTTCAGAAATAGTGAGCAAAAGTTTCCAGCCATTGAAGAGAATACAGCCGAGGTTGGAATGGGCAAAACCCCAACAAAGTGCAGTGCCAGCTGAGAAAAGGTGGCCAAGTTCTGGATCGAATCCTTCAGTTTCTTATTCCCTGGCATCACCTTTGCAGGCCTCACCTCCGCTAGCAAAGACAGAAAGCCGTAATGTGGCTGTTGGAAGTGATTATAAGAAACTTCAGCCCTCAATTAGGGAACCAGTTATGATGATGCAGCGGCCTCAATCTGTAAATACAAAGCAGGTTCCAGCTACTTGTATAAGCTCATCTCCTCCTGGAACGACCCCCTTTTTGTATCCAAGCAGTAGTGTTGAAATTACAAAGTCTAATGGCTTTATGCCCCATATTGCAAGTGCTAGAAGCCTTAGTTCCAACAGCTTGAGTTCAAATCCGATGCATCCCCAGCTTTACTATCCACAGCAGCAACAGTTCTCAAGCAGCAGTAGTCCAGGAGATTCACCTGGAACTAGCAGAGGAAATGGTCTATGGAGTAGAACAGGTGGATCACCAACACTCGCGGCTGCATCTTCACTTGGACTTTTCACTGGTTCAGGTTCTACCAATTCATCAGGAGCCTCTTCTCCGGTTGACTGGAGCAGTGGTAGCTCGATGGCTCAGTTGGATTATACCAATATTGATTGGAGCTTGGATCGCACATCTCCGAGACCTGGTGGGATATGGCTAGGACCAACATCTCCAATGAAGAGCAGTCACCTTTATTATCGTAATACAAATGGACTGAGTGTTAAACCAGGAATGAGATTGACGCCTAATGTGAGTGCTGTAGCGATTGCGGGTTTACAGGATGGTGGAGTGGCTGCAGCAGAAGCTTCTTCAACTTCGGTCTCCCATGAGTGGACTTCACCATTTGAAGGGAAAGATCTTTTTAGCTTACCCAGGCAGTATGTTTCTTCTCCCACTCTCTAG
- the LOC121217627 gene encoding uncharacterized protein isoform X1, with protein sequence MGFRYKRVNFGYYEISYFSFSVVNKSKITKQNPNSIKFSLGLEIHLSSFIPSHLTLSTLDPSILIVGSIFFLPFNPVRFYLESSSMVRKLYTETIFSVIGLYLVTAMSPASKSKSKDKKSSKDSQKASARPSGPANAASGAPASAYNPLLGTFHTIETAPSSSASPLQSNGRFRNIDDTDEHLGGSLGAGIEFDSISNNGSWSGESEEHKEKTSNLPVRPEIIPGADNDKREKIRQKNERKHQRQKERRAQELHERCNGYLMSRKLEALAQQLVAMGFSHDRATMALIFNEGKVEESVAWLFEGSEEEAVKHKESTIGGGNLKIDISEELARIADMEIRYKCTKQEVERAVVAAEGDLEKAAESLRSSKQDPPAPAKPEETCDPAGTNKVSVAGSQNISGRPQPKPNLSPATQQRRDEKDFNYVKSTVPVGVSSEIVSKSFQPLKRIQPRLEWAKPQQSAVPAEKRWPSSGSNPSVSYSLASPLQASPPLAKTESRNVAVGSDYKKLQPSIREPVMMMQRPQSVNTKQVPATCISSSPPGTTPFLYPSSSVEITKSNGFMPHIASARSLSSNSLSSNPMHPQLYYPQQQQFSSSSSPGDSPGTSRGNGLWSRTGGSPTLAAASSLGLFTGSGSTNSSGASSPVDWSSGSSMAQLDYTNIDWSLDRTSPRPGGIWLGPTSPMKSSHLYYRNTNGLSVKPGMRLTPNVSAVAIAGLQDGGVAAAEASSTSVSHEWTSPFEGKDLFSLPRQYVSSPTL encoded by the exons ATGGGGTTCCGTTATAAACGAGTGAATTTTGGTTATTATGAAATCTCATATTTCTCTTTTTCTGTTGTAAATAAAtcaaaaatcacaaaacaaaACCCTAATTCTATCAAATTCAGTTTGGGCCTCGAAATACATCTCTCTTCTTTTATTCCTTCGCATCTAACTCTCTCAACCTTGGATCCTTCAATCTTGATCGTTGGATCCAtctttttccttccattcaacccaG TTAGATTCTATCTGGAAAGTTCAAGCATGGTGAGGAAGCTTTATACAGAGACTATTTTCAGTGTTATTG GACTATATTTGGTGACAGCAATGTCTCCTGCATCCAAGTCGAAGTCCAAAGATAAAAAATCCAGCAAGGACTCTCAGAAGGCTTCTGCAAGGCCTTCTGGACCTGCTAATGCAGCTAGTGGTGCTCCAGCTAGTGCTTACAATCCACTTTTGGGAACATTCCATACCATTGAAACAGCACCATCATCATCTGCTTCACCTCTTCAGAGCAATGGTCGTTTCCGAAACATAGACGACACAGATGAGCATTTGGGAGGCTCACTTGGAGCTGGGATTGAGTTTGATTCAATATCTAATAATGGTAGCTGGTCGGGTGAATCAGAAGAGCACAAAGAGAAAACTTCAAATCTTCCCGTCCGGCCGGAAATAATACCAGGAGCTGACAATGATAAGCGAGAAAAAATTCGTCAAAAGAATGAGAGGAAACATCAGCGTCAGAAGGAGAGGCGAGCTCAGGAGTTGCACGAGCGGTGCAATGGCTATCTTATGTCAAGAAAGCTTGAAGCACTTGCTCAGCAGCTTGTAGCAATGGGATTTTCTCATGATCGGGCTACAATGGCTCTTATTTTCAATGAAGGCAAAGTGGAGGAATCTGTGGCGTGGCTTTTTGAAGGAAGTGAAGAAGAAGCAGTTAAGCATAAGGAATCAACTATTGGTGGTGGGAACTTAAAAATTGACATATCAGAAGAGCTTGCACGAATTGCTGACATGGAAATCAGATACAAGTGCACAAAGCAGGAGGTTGAAAGAGCAGTTGTTGCTGCTGAAGGCGATCTTGAGAAAGCGGCAGAATCCTTAAGATCTTCAAAGCAGGACCCACCTGCTCCAGCAAAGCCGGAAGAAACTTGTGATCCTGCTGGTACCAACAAGGTATCAGTGGCAGGTAGTCAGAACATATCTGGAAGGCCACAACCAAAACCAAACCTTTCTCCTGCAACACAGCAAAGAAGGGATGAGAAAGATTTTAACTATGTAAAATCCACAGTTCCGGTGGGAGTTTCTTCAGAAATAGTGAGCAAAAGTTTCCAGCCATTGAAGAGAATACAGCCGAGGTTGGAATGGGCAAAACCCCAACAAAGTGCAGTGCCAGCTGAGAAAAGGTGGCCAAGTTCTGGATCGAATCCTTCAGTTTCTTATTCCCTGGCATCACCTTTGCAGGCCTCACCTCCGCTAGCAAAGACAGAAAGCCGTAATGTGGCTGTTGGAAGTGATTATAAGAAACTTCAGCCCTCAATTAGGGAACCAGTTATGATGATGCAGCGGCCTCAATCTGTAAATACAAAGCAGGTTCCAGCTACTTGTATAAGCTCATCTCCTCCTGGAACGACCCCCTTTTTGTATCCAAGCAGTAGTGTTGAAATTACAAAGTCTAATGGCTTTATGCCCCATATTGCAAGTGCTAGAAGCCTTAGTTCCAACAGCTTGAGTTCAAATCCGATGCATCCCCAGCTTTACTATCCACAGCAGCAACAGTTCTCAAGCAGCAGTAGTCCAGGAGATTCACCTGGAACTAGCAGAGGAAATGGTCTATGGAGTAGAACAGGTGGATCACCAACACTCGCGGCTGCATCTTCACTTGGACTTTTCACTGGTTCAGGTTCTACCAATTCATCAGGAGCCTCTTCTCCGGTTGACTGGAGCAGTGGTAGCTCGATGGCTCAGTTGGATTATACCAATATTGATTGGAGCTTGGATCGCACATCTCCGAGACCTGGTGGGATATGGCTAGGACCAACATCTCCAATGAAGAGCAGTCACCTTTATTATCGTAATACAAATGGACTGAGTGTTAAACCAGGAATGAGATTGACGCCTAATGTGAGTGCTGTAGCGATTGCGGGTTTACAGGATGGTGGAGTGGCTGCAGCAGAAGCTTCTTCAACTTCGGTCTCCCATGAGTGGACTTCACCATTTGAAGGGAAAGATCTTTTTAGCTTACCCAGGCAGTATGTTTCTTCTCCCACTCTCTAG